One genomic region from Nymphaea colorata isolate Beijing-Zhang1983 chromosome 10, ASM883128v2, whole genome shotgun sequence encodes:
- the LOC116263286 gene encoding purple acid phosphatase 3-like, whose amino-acid sequence MSRWAVLIVLLLNLLSLLVLASSILPVTEHQPKANGLLQLLVVGDWGRKGEYNQSQVAVQMGRIGKELGVDFVISTGDNFYEDGLTGINDPAFEESFSQIYTAEALQTPWYSVLGNHDYRGDALAQLDPALNRIDHRWICMRSFILNTGIADFFMVDTSPFVDEYWAIPNKHTYDWRGVIPRQLYIKTLLKDLDTALKQSPAKWKIVVGHHTIRSVGHHGDTVELQTLLLPVLESNGVDLYINGHDHCLEHISSTHSPIQFLTSGGGSKAWRGIDSAANMEGLKFYYDGQGFMSLELTETEAGVAFYDINGDQLHTWTASKPLYSSQ is encoded by the exons ATGTCGAGGTGGGCGGTGCTGATCGTGTTGCTGCTCAACCTCCTCTCCTTGCTCGTGCTCGCGTCCTCCATCCTTCCGGTGACGGAGCACCAGCCCAAGGCCAACGGCCTGCTCCAGCTGCTCGTCGTCGGCGACTGGGGCAGGAAAGGCGAGTACAACCAATCGCAAGTTGCCGtccag ATGGGACGGATCGGGAAGGAGCTCGGAGTCGATTTTGTGATTTCGACCGGCGACAATTTCTACGAGGACGGACTGACGGGAATCAACGATCCGGCCTTCGAGGAATCCTTCTCCCAGATCTACACGGCGGAGGCCTTGCAGACTCCATGGTACTCCG TTTTGGGGAATCATGACTACCGTGGCGATGCCTTGGCGCAGCTCGATCCAGCTCTCAACAGAATCGACCACCGTTGGATCTGCATGAGATCATTCATCCTCAACACAG GGATCGCCGACTTTTTCATGGTGGACACCTCTCCTTTTGTCGACGAGTATTGGGCCATTCCCAACAAGCACACGTACGATTGGAGGGGAGTGATTCCTAGGCAGCTTTACATCAAAACCCTCCTCAAG GATCTGGACACCGCCCTGAAACAGTCGCCGGCGAAGTGGAAGATCGTCGTCGGCCACCACACGATCAGAAGCGTCGGCCACCACGGCGACACCGTGGAGCTCCAAACCCTCTTGCTTCCCGTTCTGGAG TCCAATGGCGTCGATCTTTACATAAACGGCCACGATCACTGCCTAGAACACATAAGTAGTACCCACAG CCCGATCCAGTTTCTGACGAGCGGGGGCGGGTCGAAGGCGTGGAGGGGCATCGACAGCGCCGCCAACATGGAGGGCCTGAAGTTCTACTACGACGGCCAAGGGTTCATGTCCCTCGAGCTCACAGAGACGGAGGCCGGCGTCGCGTTCTACGACATCAACGGCGACCAGCTACACACGTGGACTGCATCCAAGCCTCTTTACTCGTCTCAATGA